In a single window of the Magnolia sinica isolate HGM2019 chromosome 7, MsV1, whole genome shotgun sequence genome:
- the LOC131251372 gene encoding probable LRR receptor-like serine/threonine-protein kinase At3g47570 — protein sequence MSGNEFNGPIPSSLSNISGIEYLYLSRNDFRGSIPSLGKMTDLLELNLANNDLISTTDLIGRFFDSLTNCTHLEVFSLTTNRLAGQLPTSNGNLSTHLQDFSVDDNLFSGSFPRGVHNYRNLTILDLQQNSFTGSVPKSIGLLRKLQKFSLQENSFAGEIPDIFSNLTQLYRLNLSDNQFYGRIPLSIGDCQHLELLDISGNKLTGNIPKELFNLPDLTFNLSLARNFLNGPLPIEVGQLNMLGFMDISENELSGTIPVSIGDCSSLLGLNIARNRFEGLIPESFGRLGSLESLDLSFNNLSGQIPIGLEKLRFLQNLNLSFNNLQAKVPVEGVFRIIGWESLQGNKGLCGDTKDTQKKLRLPACSKNGSSSLKLKIAVPIASSVALLCVLFSLISIANSKKRKSNIEGSSWRASFKGRRRKISYEDILSATNNFDSRNLIGKGGFSSVYKGIISGENGKSTTVAIKVLDLNKRKASKSFASECETLRNIRHRNLVKIITSCSSIDHSRAEFKALVMDFMSNGSLEEWLHPGESATMMRLNLLQRLNISIDVAAAMDYLHHDCDPPVAHCDLKPGNVLLDDEMIAHVGDFGLARCLFPSEKHSSTIELKGSVGYIAPEYGLGSKASMSGDVYSYGILLLEILTGKKPTDDMFKDGLNLNKFAAAVFENRVAEIVDPGMLEDDDDFERSNSTSRNTYTNSNISNDSISGGSHGNINNETGLNWQSRKEECLEDLIRIGLSCAAYTPKVRPKMREILVEMHHIKESLFQLGGN from the exons ATGTCTGGAAATGAGTTCAACGGGCCCATTCCAAGTTCCTTATCCAACATCTCCGGAATTGAATATCTCTACTTATCAAGAAATGACTTCCGTggttcaattccttcacttgGAAAGATGACTGATCTTCTCGAGTTGAATCTAGCCAACAACGATCTCATTTCCACCACGGATCTCATCGGTCGTTTTTTCGATTCTCTTACAAACTGCACCCATTTGGAGGTGTTCTCGCTGACAACCAACCGTTTAGCAGGCCAGCTCCCAACTTCAAATGGGAATCTCTCCACCCATCTCCAAGATTTTAGTGTGGATGACAATCTCTTTTCAGGTTCATTCCCACGTGGCGTCCACAACTACCGCAACCTAACAATCCTAGATCTGCAACAAAATTCCTTCACGGGAAGCGTCCCCAAGTCCATTGGCCTACTCCGCAAACTGCAGAAATTCTCTCTCCAAGAAAACAGCTTTGCCGGAGAAATACCAGACATTTTCAGCAATCTTACACAGTTGTATCGGCTCAATTTAAGTGATAACCAGTTCTATGGCAGGATTCCGCTGAGCATAGGTGACTGTCAGCATCTGGAACTGTTGGATATCTCTGGCAACAAGCTCACAGGAAACATACCCAAAGAGCTCTTCAATCTCCCAGATTTAACCTTCAACTTGAGCTTAGCTAGGAACTTTCTTAATGGTCCCCTGCCAATAGAAGTGGGTCAGCTGAACATGCTCGGTTTCATGGACATCTCTGAGAATGAGCTATCAGGGACTATTCCTGTCTCCATTGGTGACTGTTCAAGCTTACTAGGCCTGAACATAGCCAGGAACCGATTCGAAGGCCTGATCCCAGAATCATTTGGCCGATTAGGAAGCCTGGAGAGCTTGGACCTTTCATTTAATAATCTATCTGGACAGATCCCAATTGGCTTAGAGAAGCTCAGGTTTCTGCAGAACCTGAATTTGTCCTTCAACAATCTCCAAGCAAAGGTGCCAGTTGAGGGGGTTTTCAGAATCATTGGCTGGGAATCATTGCAAGGAAATAAGGGGCTCTGTGGTGACACAAAGGATACACAGAAGAAGTTGAGGCTGCCTGCATGCAGCAAGAATGGGTCTTCTTCTCTTAAGCTCAAAATTGCTGTTCCAATTGCTAGCTCTGTGGCACTTTTATGTGTTCTCTTCTCTTTAATATCTATAGCGAATTCAAAGAAACGGAAAAGCAATATTGAAGGAAGTTCCTGGCGTGCTTCCTTCAAAGGTCGACGTAGGAAGATATCATATGAAGATATTTTATCTGCAACAAACAATTTCGACTCGAGGAATTTGATAGGTAAGGGAGGCTTCAGCTCGGTTTATAAAGGAATTATTAGTGGTGAAAATGGAAAATCCACTACCGTTGCCATTAAGGTGCTTGACCTCAATAAAAGAAAAGCTTCTAAGAGCTTTGCATCAGAATGCGAGACTCTGAGAAACATTCGGCATCGTAACCTGGTCAAGATCATCACGTCATGCTCCAGCATCGACCACAGCAGAGCCGAATTTAAAGCTCTTGTTATGGACTTCATGTCTAATGGCAGTCTGGAGGAATGGCTGCATCCGGGGGAGAGCGCGACTATGATGAGACTGAATCTGCTTCAGAGACTGAACATCAGTATAGATGTAGCTGCCGCCATGGACTATCTGCACCATGATTGTGACCCacctgtggcccactgtgatctgaAACCAGGCAATGTGCTCTTGGACGATGAGATGATTGCTCATGTTGGGGATTTCGGATTGGCGAGATGTCTCTTTCCTTCGGAGAAGCACAGTAGCACAATCGAACTGAAGGGATCTGTTGGGTATATTGCCCCAG AGTATGGTTTAGGCAGCAAAGCATCGATGAGTGGAGATGTTTACAGCTACGGAATACTATTGTTGGAGATTTTGACAGGCAAGAAGCCCACAGATGACATGTTCAAGGATGGATTAAATCTGAATAAATTTGCAGCTGCAGTATTTGAGAATCGAGTTGCAGAAATTGTTGATCCTGGCATGCTGGAAGACGATGATGACTTTGAGAGAAGTAACAGCACCAGCAGAAACACCTACACAAACAGCAACATCAGCAATGATAGTATTAGTGGCGGAAGTCACGGAAACATAAATAATGAGACAGGACTCAATTGGCAGAGTAGAAAAGAAGAGTGTTTGGAGGACCTGATACGAATCGGTCTTTCATGCGCGGCATACACACCCAAGGTTCGTCCCAAAATGAGAGAAATTTTAGTTGAAATGCACCACATAAAAGAATCATTGTTTCAGTTGGGAGGGAActaa
- the LOC131250641 gene encoding LRR receptor-like serine/threonine-protein kinase EFR has translation MYLRAGTTASLFATGLTFPAPPTETVREVVLQGFGLSGIIPPHLSNLSFLETLDLSDNLFHGPIPSHLGRLTLLQNLFLYNNSLDGTIPSNLSNCLNLLQMHLTYNQLSGNIPSSLSFLTQLKVLDVSVNNLSGFIPPSIGNLTSLIYLYLARNRLSGDIPEELGRLQNLVHLQISQNQLSGVIPSSIYNISSLEIFSVTGNKLTGELPEDIGLRLPNTMRKLAFTGGQKRRQRPRKPPPNPLPGVS, from the coding sequence ATGTACTTGCGGGCTGGAACAACAGCTTCCCTGTTTGCAACTGGCCTCACATTTCCTGCACCACCGACGGAAACCGTCCGTGAGGTCGTCCTCCAAGGCTTCGGCCTCTCTGGGATCATTCCCCCACACCTATCTAACCTCTCTTTCCTCGAAACTCTTGACCTCTCTGATAACTTGTTCCACGGCCCAATCCCTTCGCATCTTGGCCGTCTCACTCTCCTCCAGAACCTCTTCCTCTACAATAACTCCCTTGATGGTACTATTCCTAGCAATCTCTCTAATTGCTTAAACCTCCTACAAATGCATCTCACGTATAACCAACTGTCTGGAAACATACCCTCCTCGCTTAGCTTTCTCACACAACTCAAAGTTCTTGATGTTTCCGTCAACAATCTTTCTGGCTTTATTCCCCCTTCCATTGGAAATCTCACCTCTCTCATCTATCTCTACCTTGCAAGAAATAGACTTTCTGGTGATATTCCAGAAGAACTTGGCCGTCTCCAGAATCTCGTCCATCTGCAGATCTCCCAGAACCAACTCAGTGGTGTGATCCCTTCCTCGATTTACAACATCTCCTCTCTTGAGATATTCTCCGTGACAGGCAATAAACTCACTGGAGAGCTTCCGGAAGACATTGGTCTCCGGCTTCCCAACACTATgagaaaactggcctttaccggcggtcaaaaacGTCGGCAAAGACCAAGAAAACCGCCGCCAAATCCTTTGCCTGGGGttagctaa